The Epinephelus lanceolatus isolate andai-2023 chromosome 12, ASM4190304v1, whole genome shotgun sequence genome segment CAGccatgtgtttgctgtgtttggatcCAGTGTGATGTGACGTGAATATGTGAAGAACTCAGCTCTGGTCTTGGGCTCTGGTTGTGGCAGTAAAACATCCACTTCAGTCCCTGTCAGTGAGGCGTTTGTCCATGTGTCCCTCAGAGCGTCCTGTAGTTTATCTCTGACTCCTGACACAGCCGCTGTCACATCCTCAAAGTAGCGGTGAGGACGGATGTTGATGCTGGATGAGTGTGTGgcttcactgagtgctgacagTGAGGGGTAGTTGTGTAGAAACTGGTtgtgatcctctgtgtgtgagagcttcTTCAGCTCAGCgtctttcctcttcagctcagtgatctcctgctccagcttctcctgaagctctttgactcgactcacttcagtttcctgctgccatctgagctgctgcttcacatcagaGCGTCTTTTCTCCATGAGACGGATCAGCTCAGTGAAGATCTTCTCACTGTGCTCCACTGCTTTATCAGCAGAGCGACTGAtagcctccacctcctgttggagcagcttcacatctttctctgtgtcctggattctctgctggatgttttgtcgactcccctccagctctctctgcctctcagtcctttctgctgcagctgacactgtGTCGTGGCCTTTATGTTCCTCCACAGAGCAGAGATAACAGATACACTGCTGATCAGTGCGGcagaacatcttcatcacctcatcatgACGAGAGCAGAtgttctgctgcagcttctTGGAGGGCTCCACCAGCTTGTGTTTCTGTAATGTAGCCGAGTCACGATGAGGCTGGAGGTGTTTCTCACAGTAAGAGGCCACACACTGCAGACAGGACTTGAAGGCTTTCAGTTTCCTCCCAGTGCAGACATCACAGGCCACATCTTCAGCTCCAGCATAACAgtgatcagcaggagcagcttggTGTCCAGTCTTCTTCAGTTGCTCCACTAAAACTGCTAACATGGTGTTTTTCCTCAGGACAGGCCTCGGTGTGAAGCTCTGCCTACACTGAGGGCAGCTGTAGATTCTCTTCTCATCCTCTCCATCCCAGAAGCTTTGAATACAGTTGATGCAGTTGCTGTGTCCACAGGGAAGAGTCCCCGGATCCTTCAGTAGATCCAGACAGATGGAACAAGAGAAGGTTTCTCGGTCCAGCTCAACTCCTTTCTGCGCCATTTCAACTCTCAGTGATGGTGACTGTCAAATAGTTTCACTCTCTctgatcagaaaaacaaatctgttgatAGAGACGAGCTGGCttcaggaggagggaggagagggaaggcTTTTCAGGCTTTGCTGCATTCCACAAGGAgtggtgagaggcagggtgtGTTATCTGACATTTACAACAGGCAGTAAAAACAGATTCAAACTAcgacactcagctcacacagtTAGACATTTCATGTTAGTTAAATGTTTCACGTTTTCAAGTGAAGTTAATGCAGTTGTTGGAAACTCGTAGTTCAAAGGATTCAAAAGTCTATcggaaataataattattaaaaatgtttatcGACCATTTTcagtaaaatattcagttttcagcagcattcctgaaaaaggaaaaatgatagTCAGTTGATTAAACCAGTCTcatgaaataaaccaaactatCAGTGCAGAACTCTGAGCAATAATTAGATAATAGCTATAACCACAGTCACCATATCAGCTGtaaatatacactgaacaaaaatataaacgcaacacttttgtttttgctcccatttttcgtgagctggactcaaagatctaaaactttttctat includes the following:
- the LOC144465122 gene encoding tripartite motif-containing protein 16-like yields the protein MAQKGVELDRETFSCSICLDLLKDPGTLPCGHSNCINCIQSFWDGEDEKRIYSCPQCRQSFTPRPVLRKNTMLAVLVEQLKKTGHQAAPADHCYAGAEDVACDVCTGRKLKAFKSCLQCVASYCEKHLQPHRDSATLQKHKLVEPSKKLQQNICSRHDEVMKMFCRTDQQCICYLCSVEEHKGHDTVSAAAERTERQRELEGSRQNIQQRIQDTEKDVKLLQQEVEAISRSADKAVEHSEKIFTELIRLMEKRRSDVKQQLRWQQETEVSRVKELQEKLEQEITELKRKDAELKKLSHTEDHNQFLHNYPSLSALSEATHSSSINIRPHRYFEDVTAAVSGVRDKLQDALRDTWTNASLTGTEVDVLLPQPEPKTRAEFFTYSRHITLDPNTANTWLLLSEGNRKVTVMSQQQSCSDHPDRFTGWSQVLSRESLTGRCYWEVEWRGRGVYVAVAYKNISRAGGECRFGHSDKSWALRCVNSYEFYHNSVKTPISGPQSSRVGVYLDHSAGILSFYSVSETMTLLHRVQTTFTQPLYVGLWVYSDSTAELCQVK